From the Polyangiaceae bacterium genome, one window contains:
- a CDS encoding bifunctional 4-hydroxy-2-oxoglutarate aldolase/2-dehydro-3-deoxy-phosphogluconate aldolase, with amino-acid sequence MDATLASLEHARCTAILRTDDEAVARDAMAAAVRGGFRVIEFTLTTPGAYRLIEEFSKQPGLTVGAGTVLEAGQARAAVEAGARFLVSPVTDPAIIALSLQLGAVAVPGTSTPTEMITAWRAGAQVQKLFPAADKGPEFVKACLGPMPFLRLLPTSGVTADNAVAFLQAGAFAVGFVAPLFDPHVLALRDFRGIEQRAEQLLRAVERALPAQP; translated from the coding sequence ATGGACGCAACCCTTGCCTCGCTGGAGCACGCACGATGCACAGCCATCCTTCGCACGGACGATGAAGCCGTCGCGCGCGATGCGATGGCCGCGGCCGTACGTGGTGGCTTCCGTGTCATCGAGTTCACCCTGACGACGCCCGGCGCGTATCGACTGATAGAAGAATTTTCCAAGCAGCCGGGACTCACCGTGGGCGCGGGGACGGTGCTCGAGGCAGGGCAAGCTCGCGCAGCAGTGGAAGCCGGGGCGCGCTTTCTCGTGTCGCCCGTGACGGACCCAGCGATCATCGCGCTGTCCCTGCAGCTCGGTGCCGTCGCGGTTCCCGGCACGAGCACCCCCACGGAGATGATCACCGCTTGGCGCGCAGGCGCCCAAGTGCAGAAGCTCTTTCCCGCTGCGGACAAGGGACCCGAGTTCGTGAAGGCCTGTCTCGGCCCGATGCCCTTCTTGCGATTGCTGCCAACCTCCGGGGTCACTGCTGACAACGCAGTAGCCTTCTTGCAGGCGGGCGCTTTCGCCGTTGGCTTCGTGGCACCACTCTTCGATCCGCACGTGCTGGCGCTGCGGGACTTCCGTGGGATCGAGCAGCGAGCCGAGCAGTTGCTCCGCGCGGTAGAACGCGCTCTCCCCGCTCAGCCGTGA
- a CDS encoding FG-GAP-like repeat-containing protein, giving the protein MRTLGLGFFTSLTLPFVLVAACSGGDESKVVGGGGIGAAAGAGGGAGTGGGIVLDSGSGGATQCGPNNPCETGVCEKGICCDSPGLACNGQCCASGDVCLFEQCKTPGKACQSSADCGEGKYCETSLGNNPDGGSSDGGPADGGNVCVTGVSTNGRCVDLPPICGQGDAGTDGGCFEKCEYFPPAGQLNPVKKWQWGQDIKPPQFPGFIDTWSTPTVGRIYDSNCDGNVTPADSPAIVFVSGNGQGTCCQCTGAASAQSACKTGVLRAVDGRTGTTLWSLRKAETSSVGFAAMSIALGDTDGDGTMEIVALTGEGKLALISGDGKVLGLSNQPYANAGPDSFGWGGGIALGDMDNDGKPEAAFGSTIWTINGTTITRIFNGPTGAAGGGVSTALSFFEDLDGNGSLELVASNAAYLKNGTTLWDRSAAGSLGPAIPNGLSAAADFDGDQKPEIVVVSGGQVWILEGATGATELGPVTLPGAGSGGPPTVADFDGDKKAEIGVAQKDKYSMLKPDYTGKTITAVWSAPNHDLSSSVTGSSVFDFEGDGKAEVIYNDECFLWVYDGSTGKVLLAELTTSFTGTEASIVADVDGDGHSEIVMVSNGADPTQWRCTEAPWNKADPANNRPAWKPPAGQTAYRGLTVWGDKANSWVGTRTLWNQHAYSVSNVCDDRDSACITPNTYGLIPKQQQANWTLPWLNNFRQNVQDKGLFDAPDAVVSVFVECSDPVIVHVTVRNIGLSGLPAGVPVDVFNGNTKIGSVTTTQPLGPGQSATIPFSVPSGSGGQADTYSAKVAQDPNNKTFNECREDNNDAIGAKAECGPK; this is encoded by the coding sequence ATGCGCACGCTTGGACTTGGATTCTTCACTTCCCTGACTCTCCCCTTCGTCCTGGTCGCTGCCTGTAGCGGCGGCGACGAGAGCAAGGTCGTTGGCGGTGGGGGCATTGGCGCAGCTGCCGGCGCCGGTGGAGGCGCAGGGACTGGCGGCGGCATCGTGCTGGACTCGGGCAGCGGCGGCGCGACGCAGTGCGGTCCCAACAACCCTTGCGAGACCGGCGTGTGCGAGAAGGGCATTTGCTGCGACTCGCCGGGGCTCGCGTGCAACGGCCAGTGCTGTGCGAGTGGCGACGTGTGCCTGTTCGAGCAGTGCAAGACGCCCGGCAAAGCCTGTCAGAGCTCAGCGGATTGTGGCGAAGGCAAATACTGCGAGACCAGCCTGGGCAATAACCCGGACGGCGGCAGCTCGGACGGCGGCCCAGCCGACGGAGGCAACGTCTGCGTGACCGGCGTGAGCACCAACGGACGTTGTGTGGATCTGCCGCCCATCTGCGGTCAGGGCGACGCCGGCACCGACGGCGGCTGTTTCGAGAAGTGCGAGTACTTCCCGCCAGCGGGTCAGCTGAACCCGGTGAAGAAGTGGCAATGGGGTCAGGACATCAAGCCCCCGCAGTTCCCAGGCTTCATCGACACTTGGTCCACGCCCACGGTGGGGCGCATCTACGACTCGAACTGCGACGGCAACGTCACGCCGGCAGACTCACCCGCAATCGTGTTCGTTTCCGGCAACGGCCAAGGCACTTGCTGCCAGTGCACGGGTGCGGCGTCTGCGCAGAGTGCGTGCAAGACGGGCGTGTTGCGCGCGGTAGACGGCCGCACGGGCACGACCCTGTGGTCCCTGCGCAAAGCCGAAACCAGCAGTGTCGGCTTCGCCGCCATGAGCATCGCCCTGGGCGACACCGACGGCGACGGCACGATGGAAATCGTCGCCCTCACTGGCGAAGGCAAGCTCGCGCTGATCAGCGGAGACGGTAAAGTGCTGGGATTGTCCAATCAGCCCTACGCCAACGCGGGTCCTGATTCCTTCGGCTGGGGCGGAGGCATTGCCTTGGGTGACATGGACAACGATGGCAAGCCCGAGGCCGCTTTCGGCTCCACGATTTGGACCATCAATGGCACGACCATCACTCGAATCTTCAACGGGCCGACGGGCGCAGCCGGCGGAGGCGTCTCGACGGCGCTCTCCTTCTTCGAGGATCTGGACGGCAACGGCAGTCTCGAGCTGGTCGCCAGCAACGCCGCTTATCTGAAGAACGGAACCACGCTGTGGGATCGTTCCGCGGCAGGCAGCCTAGGACCGGCGATCCCGAACGGACTCAGCGCGGCAGCCGACTTCGACGGCGACCAGAAACCGGAGATCGTGGTCGTGTCCGGTGGACAGGTCTGGATCCTCGAGGGCGCTACGGGCGCGACAGAACTCGGACCGGTCACACTTCCGGGCGCAGGTAGCGGTGGGCCGCCCACGGTGGCCGACTTCGACGGCGACAAGAAGGCCGAGATCGGCGTCGCCCAGAAGGACAAGTACTCCATGTTGAAGCCCGACTACACGGGCAAGACCATCACGGCCGTCTGGAGCGCCCCCAACCACGATCTGTCGTCATCGGTGACGGGCTCGAGCGTGTTCGACTTCGAGGGCGATGGCAAGGCGGAGGTGATCTACAACGACGAGTGCTTCTTGTGGGTGTACGACGGCAGCACAGGCAAGGTGCTCTTGGCCGAGCTCACGACTTCCTTCACTGGAACCGAGGCCTCGATCGTGGCCGACGTGGACGGTGACGGCCACTCGGAGATCGTGATGGTCTCCAACGGCGCCGATCCCACGCAGTGGCGCTGCACGGAAGCGCCCTGGAACAAGGCAGATCCCGCCAACAATCGCCCCGCCTGGAAGCCTCCAGCAGGACAAACTGCGTATCGTGGCCTGACAGTGTGGGGTGACAAAGCCAACTCCTGGGTCGGCACCCGCACGCTCTGGAATCAGCACGCCTACTCCGTGTCGAACGTGTGCGACGATCGCGACAGCGCATGCATCACGCCCAACACCTACGGCTTGATCCCGAAGCAACAACAAGCCAACTGGACGCTGCCCTGGCTCAACAACTTCCGCCAGAACGTGCAGGACAAGGGTCTCTTCGATGCGCCCGATGCGGTCGTGAGCGTCTTCGTCGAGTGCAGTGACCCGGTGATCGTGCACGTGACGGTGCGCAACATCGGGCTCTCGGGTCTGCCCGCCGGTGTTCCCGTGGACGTGTTCAACGGCAACACCAAGATCGGCAGCGTGACCACCACTCAACCTCTCGGCCCCGGCCAGAGCGCGACCATTCCCTTCTCCGTGCCCAGTGGCAGCGGCGGTCAAGCCGACACCTACAGCGCGAAGGTCGCCCAAGACCCCAACAACAAGACCTTCAACGAATGTCGCGAAGACAACAACGACGCCATCGGGGCAAAAGCCGAGTGCGGCCCGAAGTGA
- a CDS encoding sigma 54-interacting transcriptional regulator codes for MAGSANDSEDVRTAVAASYQRRGPGVFQLSVVRGPDQGATTVFSGSLPAPLLIGQSPVCEFRLNDPMISRRHVSLDVVGGRVRLRDLGSTNGTCVNGVLVLDALLCGGEEIAIGESTIRLDLKQDESGVEPPERDCFGKVLGRSAAMRRLYPLLDRLAASLVPVVIEGETGTGKEELAESLHLQSSRGAGPYVVFDCTAVAPSLVEAELFGHERGAFTGAVSARKGVFEQADGGTLLIDEIGDLSLSLQPKLLRALERSEIRRVGGSQPLKVDVRVIAATRRDLDQAVQLGRFRDDLFHRLAVARVELPPLSQRHGDVSLLARHFLELFGAHEAPSAELLARWEAQDWPGNVRELRNAVARYLALGELEDAPARSEAPRSGAAEDADFLDDVIAQHLPLPLARARVVAEFERRYIEGALEEHEGNVAKAAEASGVARRYFQLLRSGKRRR; via the coding sequence GTGGCTGGATCCGCGAACGACTCCGAAGACGTGCGAACCGCGGTCGCCGCATCCTACCAACGACGGGGACCGGGGGTTTTTCAGCTGTCCGTCGTACGAGGGCCAGACCAGGGGGCCACTACCGTTTTTAGTGGGTCCCTGCCCGCGCCACTGCTCATTGGGCAAAGCCCCGTGTGCGAGTTTCGGCTCAACGATCCGATGATCTCCCGGCGCCACGTTTCCCTCGACGTCGTGGGGGGGCGAGTGCGTTTGCGTGATCTTGGCTCGACCAATGGCACCTGCGTCAACGGCGTCTTGGTGCTCGACGCGCTGCTCTGCGGTGGGGAAGAGATCGCCATTGGCGAAAGCACGATTCGCTTGGACCTGAAGCAGGACGAATCGGGAGTCGAGCCCCCAGAGCGAGACTGCTTTGGCAAAGTCTTGGGACGGAGCGCTGCAATGCGGCGCCTGTACCCATTGCTCGACCGTCTTGCGGCTTCCCTGGTTCCCGTGGTGATCGAGGGCGAGACGGGAACCGGAAAAGAGGAACTCGCAGAATCCCTTCATCTCCAGAGCAGTCGCGGCGCAGGTCCCTACGTCGTGTTCGATTGCACCGCCGTGGCGCCGAGCTTGGTGGAAGCGGAGTTGTTCGGCCACGAGCGGGGGGCATTCACGGGGGCAGTGTCGGCGCGCAAGGGCGTGTTCGAGCAGGCGGATGGCGGCACGCTTCTGATCGACGAGATCGGGGACCTGTCCTTGAGTCTGCAGCCCAAGTTGCTGCGGGCTCTCGAACGCTCGGAGATCCGACGTGTGGGTGGCTCTCAACCCCTCAAGGTGGACGTGCGTGTCATCGCTGCAACGCGTCGTGACCTCGACCAAGCCGTGCAGCTGGGGCGCTTCCGCGACGACTTGTTCCATCGCCTGGCCGTGGCACGCGTGGAGCTGCCTCCACTATCGCAGCGTCACGGCGACGTAAGCCTCCTGGCGCGTCACTTTCTCGAGCTGTTCGGCGCGCATGAAGCGCCGAGCGCGGAGCTGCTGGCGCGCTGGGAAGCTCAGGACTGGCCGGGCAACGTCCGCGAACTCAGGAACGCAGTCGCGCGCTACTTGGCGCTGGGCGAGCTCGAGGACGCTCCGGCCCGGAGCGAGGCGCCGCGTTCGGGCGCAGCAGAGGACGCGGACTTTCTCGATGACGTGATCGCCCAGCACTTGCCGCTCCCACTTGCACGCGCTCGCGTGGTGGCCGAGTTCGAACGGCGCTACATCGAAGGCGCGTTGGAGGAGCATGAGGGCAACGTCGCGAAGGCCGCAGAAGCGTCCGGGGTTGCGCGCAGGTATTTCCAGCTCTTGAGGTCCGGCAAACGTCGGCGCTGA
- a CDS encoding PHB depolymerase family esterase, with the protein MSTRFAILAAVLLLPACGGDDSDSKPSGSGGSAGAAGGGGAAATAGVGAAAGAGAAAGASGAASGCGKPAPANGKRVLTHGGVERSYQLHVPAGYDANTPTPLVVNFHGRTASGFGEAAPLQETVSKMYGKADAAGFVVVNPQGLSESDGSQTWNAGLCCSADASRDDVGFADAILDELAAALCIDPKRIFATGLSNGGFMSHRLACERAGRYAAVAPVAAFNGMIECKPTRTPSIISFNGTADPLVDYATSQSSNQAWVTRNGCNATSMETFRNGDSHCDTWTGCEGGAEVVFCTIDDGGHTWPGGTDLSALGFGKTTQDLIANDAIWDFFQKHPLP; encoded by the coding sequence ATGTCGACACGATTTGCGATCTTGGCCGCGGTACTCCTTTTGCCCGCATGTGGCGGAGACGATTCGGATTCCAAACCGTCGGGGAGCGGAGGCAGCGCGGGCGCGGCGGGCGGCGGAGGCGCCGCGGCAACCGCGGGCGTGGGGGCGGCAGCAGGAGCGGGCGCAGCGGCGGGAGCGAGCGGAGCGGCGTCGGGATGCGGCAAGCCCGCGCCGGCAAATGGCAAACGCGTGCTCACCCACGGTGGTGTGGAACGCAGCTATCAACTCCACGTGCCGGCAGGGTACGACGCGAATACGCCGACGCCGCTGGTCGTGAACTTCCACGGTCGAACCGCGTCAGGCTTTGGCGAAGCTGCGCCCCTCCAAGAAACCGTGAGCAAGATGTACGGGAAGGCCGATGCGGCAGGGTTCGTCGTGGTCAATCCCCAGGGGCTCTCCGAAAGCGATGGCTCCCAGACTTGGAACGCGGGGCTGTGTTGTTCTGCGGACGCCAGCCGTGACGACGTGGGGTTTGCCGACGCCATCCTGGACGAGCTCGCGGCCGCGCTGTGCATCGATCCCAAACGCATTTTTGCCACTGGGCTCTCCAATGGCGGCTTCATGTCACATCGTCTCGCTTGCGAGCGCGCGGGGCGCTACGCGGCGGTGGCACCCGTCGCGGCCTTCAACGGCATGATCGAGTGCAAGCCGACGCGAACGCCGTCGATCATTTCCTTCAACGGAACCGCCGACCCCCTCGTGGACTATGCCACGAGCCAGAGTTCCAATCAGGCCTGGGTCACCCGCAACGGCTGCAACGCCACGTCGATGGAGACCTTCCGCAACGGTGATAGCCACTGCGACACTTGGACCGGTTGTGAAGGCGGCGCCGAAGTGGTGTTCTGCACCATCGACGACGGAGGGCATACTTGGCCAGGTGGAACCGATCTGTCTGCGCTGGGCTTTGGCAAGACCACACAGGACTTGATTGCCAACGACGCGATCTGGGACTTCTTCCAGAAACACCCGCTGCCCTGA
- a CDS encoding NAD-dependent epimerase/dehydratase family protein, which translates to MTAVVTGATGLVGNAIVRSLAARGRSVRVLARNVDKARTVIPEHVEVVLGDITDPSSLRKAFAGAGVVYHAAGLPEQWLADPNGFARVNVGGTENAIEAARASGARRFVYTSTIDVFRAEPGAEYDESELDPAPKGTAYERSKQEADRVVTRAHQRGLDVVFLHPAAVYGPGPAGSPGVNEFVRQLLSGEAPALLPGGMPLVFSDDVGEGHVRAEERADSGARFILSERYVSLAELARHILRAAESTQRVPRVLPLWMARAASSLTESWARRTGKQPLIPSGQLTFLQWQARPNAERAQRELGIEFVPLEEGLRRLLALKAS; encoded by the coding sequence ATGACGGCGGTGGTGACAGGGGCAACGGGGCTCGTGGGCAATGCCATCGTGCGGAGCCTGGCGGCTCGTGGTCGCTCCGTGCGCGTCTTGGCTCGCAACGTCGACAAGGCTCGCACCGTGATACCCGAGCACGTGGAGGTCGTTCTCGGCGACATCACGGACCCGTCCAGTCTGAGGAAGGCTTTCGCAGGCGCCGGGGTCGTCTATCACGCCGCCGGACTCCCCGAGCAGTGGCTCGCGGACCCGAATGGGTTCGCGCGTGTGAACGTGGGCGGTACCGAGAACGCCATCGAGGCTGCGCGCGCGTCCGGCGCGCGGCGCTTCGTCTACACCTCCACCATCGACGTGTTTCGGGCGGAGCCCGGAGCCGAGTACGACGAGAGCGAACTCGACCCCGCGCCCAAGGGCACCGCCTACGAACGCAGCAAGCAAGAGGCGGATCGCGTCGTGACTCGCGCGCATCAACGCGGGCTGGATGTGGTCTTTCTTCACCCTGCCGCGGTGTATGGGCCGGGGCCCGCCGGATCTCCCGGTGTGAACGAATTCGTCCGGCAGCTACTGTCCGGCGAGGCACCCGCGCTCTTGCCCGGAGGGATGCCGCTGGTGTTCAGCGACGACGTGGGCGAAGGCCACGTGCGCGCGGAGGAGCGCGCAGATAGCGGAGCGCGATTCATCTTGAGCGAGCGATACGTCTCGCTGGCAGAACTGGCGCGGCACATCCTGCGGGCCGCGGAGTCCACGCAGCGCGTGCCACGAGTCTTGCCGCTATGGATGGCGCGCGCGGCGTCGTCGCTGACGGAGAGCTGGGCGCGCCGCACGGGAAAGCAGCCGCTCATTCCATCGGGTCAGCTCACCTTCCTGCAATGGCAGGCTCGACCCAACGCGGAACGTGCGCAGCGGGAACTCGGCATCGAGTTCGTGCCCCTGGAGGAAGGTTTGCGGCGCTTGCTCGCTCTGAAAGCGAGCTGA